A genomic segment from Halomonas sp. GD1P12 encodes:
- a CDS encoding NAD-glutamate dehydrogenase, which produces MHNVASDESRQDLLKQLQERLEARLEPDRAACIEAFARHFYATVPVEDLVDRRLDDLYGATLSIWQFLLHHDPQSPKVRIFNPDFEEDGWQSHHTFVAVLHEDMPFLVDSVRIELNRRGLTVHAIQNAVFAVDRDDRHRLETLTTPRDENAPEARESLIVIEVDRQTDPQALSNMEEKLHNVLRDVRTAVEDFDPMCNQITSAIQELEKNCPPQLDPDDHEEAIAFLEWLLKDNFTFLGYDEYYLKDGELERDPNSVLGVFRLNQTRYRERIRTEEGVDESGFVLVPQLLSFAKSAHHSRVHRPTYPDYITVDRYDDDGNVIGERRFFGLFTATVYNESPRNIPLLRRKLKAVMDIAGFNPRGHNGKQLLQILEVFPRDDLFQIDTEQLAETALGILNIRERRQVRLFIRTDVSGKFYSCLVFVPRDVFSTDLRQRIQTMLCDELDARFGDFNTYLSESVLARIQLILRFKGDSPTPYDLKRLENKVSRLSRSWRDELFDAMSEGFGEERTNELMERFQHAFSASYREDFNARTAVFDIQHLLTLRDDKKLSLSLYRPMEEQVGGMNLKLYHRDSQIPLSDVLPMMENLGLRVQGERPYDIASPHARYWIHDFELEHSRTGVDMSQMRDIFSEAFQRIWAGQADNDSFNRLVLGAGLDWREVAMLRGYARYLKQIRFGMSQDYIATTLANYPLITQSLVELFQQRFDPEVESHDTQACEERLNEHLDGVASLSDDQLLRRLMELIKATLRTNYYQRTEQGEFKDYIAYKLEPTKVTGIPKPRPMFEIFMCSPRVEGVHLRGGKVARGGLRWSERLEDYRTEVLGLMKAQQVKNSVIVPVGAKGGFVCKRMPENADRETVQNEGIACYQIFIRALLDVTDNLEGSEVVPPQNVVRHDEDDTYLVVAADKGTASFSDYANAISLEYGHWLGDAFASGGANGYDHKKMAITARGAWESVKRHFKNLDLDTQRDPFTVVGVGDMAGDVFGNGMLLSDKIQLVGAFNHLHVFVDPNPDTDASFAERKRMFDMGRSSWEDYSQELISQGGGVFSRSAKSITITPEMAEVFDIEADKLSPNELINAMLKAKVDLIWNGGIGTYVKGSEETDADVGDKANDGLRINGNELNCRVVGEGGNLGLTQRGRMEAAAKGVRVYTDFIDNAGGVNCSDHEVNIKILIDEVVKRGDMTEKQRNELLAEMTDEVGELVVLDNYRQTQSIDLSEMLSRQGSGPYRRFISELESAGQIDRELEFLPSDEVLKERASNNEGMRLPELSVLTSYAKSTLKGDLIESNVPDDPYIDRHLERLFPSVLVERYQKEMYEHRLKREIVATQVANDLVDHMGVVFIRRLIDSTGAGRADITRAYVIARDAFNFNELWGQIEALDNQVPNRVQYSMMLDLMRLIRRATRWFVRLHMGLSTQDAIEYFRPRLSQLQESIGELLSGEEQTQWLKRRDELVEQGVPETLASTVAGAPNLYGGLGIIFAARSTNEKPQRVAEVFHEIGSRLELPWMTRQVTQLEVRDAWQAQARETFRDDIDRQQLALTISVLNMDAGSRDTQELVDEWLKQHADLHRRWRRLIEEVSGGTEGGFALFAVAVRELVDLAESGSEG; this is translated from the coding sequence ATGCACAACGTTGCGAGTGATGAGAGTCGACAAGATCTTTTGAAACAGCTGCAGGAGCGCCTGGAAGCGCGGCTGGAGCCGGACCGGGCGGCGTGTATCGAAGCGTTCGCCCGCCACTTTTACGCCACCGTCCCGGTGGAGGATCTTGTCGACCGCCGTCTCGACGATCTCTACGGCGCCACGCTATCGATCTGGCAGTTTTTGCTGCACCACGACCCGCAAAGCCCGAAGGTGCGCATTTTCAACCCGGATTTTGAAGAGGACGGCTGGCAGTCGCACCACACCTTCGTGGCGGTGCTGCACGAAGACATGCCGTTTCTGGTCGATTCGGTGCGCATCGAGCTCAACCGCCGGGGCTTGACCGTTCACGCGATTCAAAACGCCGTGTTCGCCGTGGACCGCGACGACCGTCATCGCCTCGAGACCTTGACCACGCCGCGCGACGAGAACGCCCCGGAGGCGCGAGAGTCGCTGATCGTCATCGAAGTGGATCGTCAGACCGACCCACAGGCGCTGTCGAATATGGAGGAGAAGCTTCACAACGTGCTGCGCGACGTGCGCACCGCGGTGGAAGACTTCGACCCGATGTGCAATCAGATCACCTCGGCCATTCAGGAGCTCGAGAAAAACTGCCCGCCGCAGCTCGATCCGGACGACCACGAAGAGGCCATCGCATTTCTCGAGTGGCTCTTGAAAGACAACTTTACCTTTTTGGGCTACGACGAGTACTACCTGAAGGACGGCGAGCTCGAGCGCGATCCCAATAGTGTGCTGGGCGTTTTTCGCCTGAACCAGACGCGCTACCGCGAGCGCATCCGTACCGAAGAGGGCGTCGACGAAAGTGGCTTCGTGCTGGTACCGCAACTTCTGTCGTTTGCCAAGAGCGCGCACCATAGCCGCGTACATCGCCCTACCTACCCGGACTACATCACCGTCGACCGCTACGACGACGACGGCAACGTGATCGGCGAGCGGCGTTTTTTCGGCCTGTTCACCGCCACGGTGTACAACGAATCGCCGCGCAACATCCCGCTATTGCGTCGCAAGCTCAAGGCGGTGATGGATATTGCGGGCTTCAACCCGCGCGGCCATAACGGCAAGCAGCTGCTGCAGATTCTGGAAGTCTTCCCGCGCGACGATCTTTTCCAGATCGACACCGAGCAGCTTGCCGAGACGGCACTGGGGATTCTCAATATCCGCGAGCGCCGTCAGGTGCGCCTGTTCATCCGCACCGACGTGAGCGGCAAGTTCTATTCGTGCCTGGTGTTCGTGCCGCGGGACGTATTCTCCACCGACCTACGTCAGCGCATCCAAACCATGCTGTGCGACGAGCTCGACGCCCGCTTTGGCGATTTCAACACCTACCTCTCCGAGTCGGTGCTGGCGCGCATCCAGCTCATTTTGCGCTTCAAGGGCGACTCGCCCACGCCCTACGATTTGAAACGGCTCGAGAACAAGGTGTCGAGGCTTTCGCGCAGCTGGCGCGACGAGCTTTTTGACGCCATGAGCGAGGGCTTTGGCGAAGAGCGCACCAACGAGCTGATGGAGCGGTTCCAGCATGCGTTTTCGGCAAGTTACCGCGAGGACTTCAACGCCCGCACCGCGGTGTTCGACATCCAGCACCTGCTGACGCTTCGCGACGACAAAAAGCTGTCGCTGTCGCTCTACCGGCCGATGGAAGAGCAGGTCGGCGGCATGAACCTGAAGCTCTATCATCGCGACAGTCAGATTCCGCTCTCTGACGTGCTGCCGATGATGGAAAATCTTGGCCTGCGCGTGCAGGGCGAGCGCCCTTACGATATCGCAAGCCCCCACGCGCGCTACTGGATCCATGACTTCGAACTCGAGCATTCGCGCACCGGGGTCGACATGAGCCAGATGCGCGATATTTTCAGCGAAGCGTTCCAGCGCATCTGGGCAGGCCAGGCAGACAACGACAGCTTCAACCGGCTGGTGCTCGGCGCCGGGCTCGACTGGCGCGAAGTCGCGATGCTTCGCGGCTACGCGCGCTATCTCAAGCAGATTCGCTTTGGCATGTCCCAGGACTACATCGCCACCACGCTTGCCAACTACCCGTTGATCACCCAGAGCCTGGTCGAGTTGTTCCAGCAGCGCTTCGACCCCGAGGTCGAGTCTCACGACACCCAAGCGTGCGAAGAGCGCCTGAACGAGCATCTCGACGGCGTGGCGAGTCTCAGCGACGACCAGCTGTTGCGCCGCTTGATGGAGCTGATCAAGGCGACGCTTCGCACCAACTACTATCAGCGAACCGAGCAGGGCGAATTCAAGGATTACATCGCCTACAAGCTCGAACCCACGAAAGTGACCGGCATTCCCAAGCCGCGACCGATGTTCGAAATTTTCATGTGTTCGCCGCGGGTCGAGGGTGTTCATCTGCGCGGCGGCAAGGTCGCGCGCGGCGGGCTGCGCTGGTCCGAGCGCCTCGAGGATTACCGCACTGAGGTGCTGGGGCTGATGAAGGCGCAGCAGGTCAAGAACTCGGTGATCGTGCCGGTCGGCGCCAAGGGCGGTTTCGTCTGCAAGCGCATGCCGGAAAACGCCGACCGCGAAACCGTGCAGAACGAGGGCATCGCCTGCTATCAGATCTTCATCCGCGCGCTGCTGGACGTGACCGATAATCTCGAAGGAAGCGAAGTGGTGCCGCCGCAGAACGTGGTGCGCCACGACGAGGACGATACGTATCTGGTAGTAGCAGCGGACAAGGGCACGGCGTCGTTTTCCGACTACGCCAACGCGATCTCACTGGAGTATGGCCACTGGTTGGGCGATGCCTTCGCCTCGGGCGGCGCCAACGGCTACGACCACAAGAAGATGGCGATCACCGCGCGCGGTGCCTGGGAGTCGGTCAAGCGTCACTTCAAGAACCTGGATCTCGACACCCAGCGCGACCCCTTCACCGTGGTCGGTGTCGGCGACATGGCCGGCGACGTGTTTGGCAACGGCATGCTGCTATCCGACAAGATCCAGCTGGTCGGGGCGTTCAATCATCTGCACGTCTTCGTCGACCCCAATCCGGATACCGACGCCTCTTTTGCCGAGCGCAAGCGAATGTTCGACATGGGCCGTTCGAGCTGGGAAGACTATAGCCAGGAGCTGATCTCCCAGGGCGGCGGCGTGTTCAGCCGCAGCGCGAAGTCGATCACGATCACCCCGGAAATGGCTGAGGTCTTCGATATCGAGGCCGACAAGCTCTCGCCTAACGAGCTCATCAACGCCATGCTCAAGGCGAAGGTCGATCTGATCTGGAACGGTGGTATCGGCACCTACGTCAAGGGCTCCGAGGAGACCGACGCCGACGTGGGCGACAAGGCCAACGATGGGCTTCGCATCAACGGTAATGAGCTCAACTGCCGCGTGGTGGGCGAGGGCGGCAACCTTGGTTTGACCCAGCGCGGGCGCATGGAAGCCGCGGCAAAAGGCGTGCGCGTCTACACCGACTTCATCGACAACGCCGGCGGCGTGAACTGCTCGGATCACGAGGTCAACATCAAGATCCTGATCGACGAGGTGGTCAAGCGCGGCGACATGACCGAGAAGCAGCGCAACGAGCTGCTCGCCGAGATGACCGATGAGGTCGGCGAGCTCGTGGTTCTGGACAACTACCGTCAGACCCAGTCGATCGACCTGTCTGAAATGCTCTCCCGCCAGGGCTCCGGGCCGTACCGGCGCTTTATCAGCGAGCTCGAAAGCGCCGGTCAGATCGACCGTGAACTCGAGTTTTTGCCCTCGGACGAAGTGCTCAAGGAGCGCGCCAGCAATAACGAAGGCATGCGCCTGCCCGAGCTATCGGTGCTGACGTCTTATGCGAAAAGCACGCTCAAGGGGGATCTGATCGAGTCCAACGTGCCGGACGATCCTTACATCGACCGCCACCTCGAGCGGCTGTTTCCCTCCGTTTTGGTCGAGCGCTACCAGAAGGAAATGTACGAGCACCGTCTGAAGCGTGAAATCGTCGCCACCCAGGTCGCCAACGATCTGGTGGATCACATGGGCGTGGTGTTCATTCGCCGGCTGATCGACTCTACCGGCGCGGGCCGCGCGGACATTACCCGCGCCTACGTGATTGCCCGCGACGCCTTCAACTTCAATGAGCTGTGGGGCCAGATCGAGGCGCTGGACAACCAGGTTCCCAACCGCGTTCAGTACTCGATGATGCTCGATTTGATGCGCCTGATCCGCCGCGCGACGCGCTGGTTCGTGCGCCTGCACATGGGGCTCTCCACCCAGGATGCGATCGAATACTTCCGTCCGCGGCTTTCGCAGCTTCAGGAGAGCATCGGCGAGCTTCTAAGCGGCGAGGAGCAAACGCAGTGGCTCAAGCGCCGCGACGAGCTCGTCGAGCAGGGTGTACCGGAAACACTGGCCTCGACCGTGGCCGGCGCGCCCAATCTTTACGGCGGGCTTGGGATCATCTTCGCCGCGCGCAGCACCAACGAAAAGCCCCAGCGCGTGGCCGAGGTATTCCACGAAATCGGCAGCCGCCTGGAGCTGCCCTGGATGACGCGTCAGGTGACACAGCTCGAGGTGCGCGATGCCTGGCAGGCCCAGGCGCGGGAAACCTTCCGTGACGACATCGACCGCCAGCAGCTGGCGCTGACCATCAGCGTACTCAACATGGACGCCGGCAGCCGCGATACCCAGGAGCTGGTGGATGAGTGGCTCAAGCAGCACGCGGACCTTCACCGCCGCTGGCGCCGTTTGATCGAAGAGGTGAGCGGCGGCACCGAGGGCGGCTTTGCGCTCTTTGCCGTGGCCGTACGCGAACTCGTCGATCTGGCCGAAAGCGGTAGCGAAGGCTAG
- a CDS encoding quinone-dependent dihydroorotate dehydrogenase: protein MYQLTRSLLFRLDPETAHGLTLTALDKLYQAGGVERLYGPAVSDPVELMGLRFANRVGLAAGLDKNADHLDALGALGFGFVEVGTVTPKPQPGNDKPRLFRLAKHGAIINRFGFNNKGVLHLVEQVKKRRYAGLVGINIGKNLTTSVDGALGDYLTCLEAVHGVADYVTVNVSSPNTPGLRTLQFGDQLDALLGPLRERANELDAQTGRRVPLLIKIAPDMSDEEIALVAQSITRNAFDGVIATNTTVERSAVKGHVHAEEAGGLSGRPVFEPSNRIIRALRAHLPGLPIIGVGGIDSPKKAQEKLAAGADLVQLYSGLIYEGPKLVSGCARALAKG from the coding sequence ATGTATCAGCTCACTCGCTCGCTGCTGTTTCGCCTCGACCCTGAAACCGCGCATGGCCTTACCCTCACCGCGTTGGACAAGCTCTATCAAGCGGGCGGCGTCGAGCGGCTATATGGGCCCGCAGTGAGCGATCCGGTAGAGCTGATGGGGCTCAGGTTCGCCAACCGCGTGGGGCTGGCCGCGGGGCTCGATAAAAACGCCGATCACCTGGATGCACTGGGCGCGCTCGGCTTTGGTTTTGTCGAGGTGGGTACGGTGACGCCCAAACCCCAGCCGGGCAACGACAAGCCGCGCCTGTTTCGCCTCGCCAAGCATGGCGCCATCATCAATCGCTTCGGGTTCAACAACAAGGGCGTGCTGCACCTGGTCGAGCAGGTCAAAAAGCGCCGCTATGCGGGGCTGGTCGGCATCAATATCGGCAAGAACCTCACGACGTCGGTGGACGGGGCGCTGGGCGATTACCTGACGTGCCTGGAGGCAGTGCATGGCGTGGCGGACTATGTGACGGTGAACGTCTCTTCGCCCAATACGCCGGGGCTTCGAACGCTGCAGTTCGGCGACCAGCTCGATGCGCTGCTTGGGCCTCTTCGCGAGCGCGCCAATGAACTGGATGCGCAAACCGGGCGCCGGGTGCCGCTTTTGATCAAGATCGCCCCGGACATGAGCGATGAGGAGATCGCGCTGGTCGCTCAAAGCATTACACGTAACGCTTTTGACGGCGTTATTGCGACCAATACCACCGTCGAGCGCAGCGCGGTGAAAGGTCACGTTCACGCCGAGGAGGCGGGCGGGCTTTCGGGGCGGCCGGTGTTCGAACCCTCGAACCGGATCATTCGCGCGCTGCGCGCGCACTTGCCGGGCTTGCCCATCATCGGGGTCGGCGGCATCGATAGCCCTAAAAAGGCGCAGGAAAAGCTCGCTGCCGGCGCGGATCTCGTGCAGCTCTACTCCGGGCTCATTTATGAAGGCCCCAAACTCGTGAGTGGCTGCGCCAGGGCGCTTGCGAAGGGGTAA
- the rmf gene encoding ribosome modulation factor has protein sequence MKRQKRDRFQRAYVHGYKAGVTGRSRDDCPSQDINLREYWMSGWREGRGDQWDGMTGVSGIHKNPMVMT, from the coding sequence ATGAAACGACAAAAGCGTGATCGCTTCCAGCGGGCATACGTTCACGGTTACAAAGCGGGTGTCACGGGTCGCTCTCGTGACGATTGCCCAAGCCAGGACATCAATTTACGCGAGTACTGGATGAGCGGTTGGCGTGAAGGTCGCGGTGATCAGTGGGACGGCATGACGGGCGTCTCCGGTATCCATAAAAACCCGATGGTCATGACCTGA
- the rlmKL gene encoding bifunctional 23S rRNA (guanine(2069)-N(7))-methyltransferase RlmK/23S rRNA (guanine(2445)-N(2))-methyltransferase RlmL produces MTEPSQNASLEFLATCPRGIESLLLDELLALGARPDKATVAGVYFSADLETAYRACLWSRLANRVVLVIKRATMVQSAAELYSAALGVSWPSHVSAGNTLAVDFHGRSDQIRHTRFGAQTVKDAVVDSLALAGLPRPDIDTKTPDLRLYAHLHRANLTLGVDLSGDSLHRRGYRKEVGHAPLKENLAAALLVRAGWLERTKQGEALVDPLCGSGTLLIEAALMAADQAPNLHRPRFGFEGWAGHDVAIWQELKREAQARASIGRKRCKTTLYGFDQSPAAISSARANAMRAGVPALIELAGQSLSQLTRPEALDQSRGLIITNPPYGERLGELPELVGLYATLGDKARALFPGWTLAVFTGNPDLGHRLGLRAHKQYALKNAALDAKLLLMEIDATPQASESDERIEQGESQPAAQAVSGERQVSENAQMFANRLAKNQKRLKKWLKQSGETCYRIYDADMPEFALAVDRYGDKVHVQEYAAPKSINAGQAQKRLFDALEVLPEALGVHSSAIYIKRRERQVGNAQYQKRGASGERFEVREGDARLWVNLRDYLDTGLFLDHRPVRRMLGELAQGKRFLNLFCYTATATVQAALGGASDSVSVDMSNTYLEWAKDNFALNDLDQRRHRVVREDCFRWLERADTQFDLIFMDPPTFSNSKKMRDTLDVQRDHPRLIELAMARLAPGGTLVFSNNQRRFKLDEALTERYLVEEITANTFDPDFQRRTNLHHVFTLRHRV; encoded by the coding sequence ATGACCGAGCCCAGCCAGAACGCCTCGCTAGAGTTTTTAGCCACCTGCCCCAGAGGCATCGAAAGTCTTCTGCTCGATGAGCTTTTGGCGCTGGGCGCCCGTCCGGACAAGGCCACGGTGGCCGGGGTCTACTTCAGCGCCGATCTCGAAACCGCTTACCGCGCCTGTCTCTGGTCGCGGCTGGCCAACCGAGTCGTACTCGTGATCAAGCGCGCGACGATGGTACAGAGCGCCGCCGAGCTCTACAGTGCTGCGCTCGGCGTGAGCTGGCCGTCGCACGTTAGCGCCGGTAACACCCTGGCGGTCGATTTTCACGGGCGCAGCGACCAGATTCGCCACACCCGCTTTGGCGCGCAAACGGTCAAGGACGCGGTAGTGGATTCGCTGGCGCTGGCGGGGTTGCCGCGCCCGGACATCGACACCAAAACGCCGGATCTGCGCCTTTACGCCCATCTTCATCGGGCGAATTTGACCCTGGGGGTCGATCTTTCCGGCGACAGCCTGCACCGGCGCGGCTATCGCAAGGAGGTCGGTCACGCGCCGCTCAAGGAAAACCTGGCCGCTGCGCTTTTAGTGCGGGCGGGTTGGCTTGAGCGCACCAAGCAAGGGGAGGCGCTGGTCGACCCGCTTTGCGGCTCGGGCACACTGTTGATCGAGGCGGCCCTGATGGCCGCCGATCAGGCTCCCAACCTGCATCGCCCGCGTTTTGGCTTCGAAGGCTGGGCGGGCCACGACGTCGCTATCTGGCAGGAGCTCAAGCGTGAAGCCCAGGCGCGCGCCTCGATCGGGCGAAAACGCTGCAAGACCACGCTCTACGGCTTCGATCAGAGCCCGGCGGCAATCTCCTCGGCCCGGGCCAATGCCATGCGCGCCGGCGTGCCCGCGCTGATCGAGCTGGCCGGGCAGAGTCTGTCACAGCTCACCCGGCCCGAGGCGCTCGATCAGTCGCGCGGCCTGATCATCACCAACCCGCCGTATGGTGAGCGCTTGGGCGAACTTCCGGAGCTTGTCGGCCTGTACGCCACGCTTGGCGACAAGGCGCGCGCGCTCTTTCCTGGCTGGACGCTGGCGGTGTTTACCGGCAACCCGGATCTGGGCCATCGCCTCGGGCTTCGCGCCCACAAGCAGTACGCGCTGAAAAACGCCGCGCTCGACGCCAAGCTGCTGCTGATGGAGATCGACGCGACGCCTCAGGCGAGCGAAAGCGATGAGCGTATCGAGCAAGGGGAGAGCCAACCCGCCGCGCAGGCGGTAAGCGGCGAGCGCCAGGTCTCGGAGAACGCCCAAATGTTCGCCAACCGGCTGGCCAAGAACCAGAAGCGCTTGAAGAAGTGGCTCAAGCAGAGCGGAGAGACCTGCTACCGGATATACGATGCGGACATGCCCGAGTTCGCGCTGGCCGTCGACCGCTATGGCGACAAGGTGCACGTGCAGGAGTACGCCGCGCCGAAGTCGATCAACGCCGGCCAGGCGCAAAAGCGCCTGTTCGATGCGCTCGAAGTGCTGCCCGAGGCGCTCGGCGTGCATTCAAGCGCCATCTACATCAAGCGCCGCGAGCGCCAGGTTGGCAACGCCCAGTACCAAAAGCGCGGTGCCAGCGGTGAGCGTTTCGAGGTGCGCGAGGGCGATGCCCGGCTGTGGGTCAACCTGCGTGACTACCTGGACACCGGGCTTTTTCTGGATCACCGCCCGGTGCGGCGTATGCTCGGCGAGCTGGCTCAGGGGAAGCGCTTTTTGAACCTGTTCTGCTACACCGCGACCGCCACGGTACAGGCCGCGCTCGGCGGGGCGAGCGACAGCGTCAGCGTGGACATGTCCAACACCTATCTGGAGTGGGCCAAGGACAATTTCGCGCTCAACGATCTCGACCAGCGCCGCCACCGGGTAGTGCGCGAGGACTGCTTTCGCTGGCTCGAGCGCGCCGATACCCAGTTCGATCTGATCTTCATGGACCCGCCGACCTTCTCCAACTCGAAGAAGATGCGCGACACCCTGGACGTGCAGCGCGACCACCCGCGCTTGATCGAACTCGCGATGGCGCGGCTGGCCCCCGGCGGCACGCTGGTGTTTTCCAACAACCAGCGCCGCTTCAAGCTCGACGAAGCGCTCACCGAGCGCTATCTGGTGGAAGAGATCACCGCTAACACCTTCGACCCGGATTTTCAGCGGCGAACGAATCTGCACCACGTCTTCACGCTGCGCCACCGGGTCTAA
- the pdxB gene encoding 4-phosphoerythronate dehydrogenase PdxB — MKLVIDANIPAADTCFGHLGDILRRPGREISAQDVSDADALIVRSVTQVDAALLQKSPVRFVGSCTIGVDHVDLDFLDERGIGFASAPGCNAEAVVDYVLASLLTLAEQGGWSLFERTVGIVGAGNVGGRLRARLKALGLAVLVCDPPRAEREGAEGFVALDELIERCDVLCLHTPLVREGEHATRHLLNAERLAALAPNTVLINAGRGDCVDGQALDERLAARGDLEAVLDVWESEPAIDAGLFERVALGTPHIAGHSLDGKLRGTFMIQQALTQTLNLPEGPSFSSLCPAPALRAVHLQGALPVEDALRLCMRAVYDVRRDRQALKRECRQRGPAAGFDDCRTNYPLRREFATLEVQLSGDARSLEAVLSGAGFSARCIE; from the coding sequence ATGAAACTCGTCATCGATGCGAACATTCCCGCCGCCGACACCTGCTTTGGTCACCTGGGCGATATCCTGCGTCGCCCCGGTCGCGAGATCAGCGCCCAGGACGTAAGCGATGCCGACGCGCTGATCGTGCGCTCGGTCACCCAGGTCGATGCGGCGCTGCTCCAAAAGAGCCCGGTGCGCTTCGTGGGAAGCTGCACCATCGGCGTGGATCACGTCGACCTCGACTTTCTGGACGAGCGCGGCATCGGCTTTGCCAGTGCCCCGGGCTGTAACGCCGAGGCGGTGGTGGACTACGTGCTGGCAAGCCTTTTGACGTTGGCCGAGCAGGGCGGCTGGTCGCTGTTCGAGCGCACCGTTGGAATCGTGGGCGCGGGCAACGTCGGCGGGCGGCTCAGGGCGCGCCTCAAGGCGCTTGGGCTGGCGGTACTGGTGTGCGACCCACCGCGGGCCGAGCGCGAGGGGGCCGAAGGCTTCGTCGCGCTCGATGAGCTCATCGAGCGCTGTGACGTGCTCTGCCTGCACACGCCGCTGGTACGCGAAGGCGAGCATGCAACCCGCCATCTGCTCAACGCCGAGCGGCTCGCGGCGCTTGCGCCCAACACGGTGCTGATCAATGCCGGGCGCGGCGACTGTGTGGATGGCCAAGCGCTGGATGAGCGCCTGGCGGCGCGCGGTGATCTCGAGGCCGTGCTGGACGTGTGGGAGAGTGAGCCTGCCATCGATGCCGGCTTGTTCGAGCGGGTCGCGCTTGGCACACCCCACATTGCCGGCCACAGCCTGGATGGCAAGCTGCGCGGCACCTTCATGATTCAACAAGCGCTGACGCAAACGCTAAACCTGCCCGAAGGGCCGTCATTTTCCAGCCTTTGCCCAGCGCCTGCATTGAGAGCGGTGCATTTACAAGGTGCGCTGCCCGTCGAGGATGCGCTACGTTTATGTATGAGAGCGGTCTACGACGTGCGCCGCGATAGGCAGGCGCTCAAACGAGAGTGCCGCCAGCGCGGACCGGCGGCCGGTTTCGATGACTGCCGAACGAACTATCCGCTGCGCCGTGAGTTCGCCACCCTGGAGGTTCAGTTGTCGGGCGATGCGCGCTCACTCGAAGCTGTGCTGTCTGGGGCGGGCTTCAGCGCCCGATGCATCGAGTAG
- a CDS encoding cobalamin-independent methionine synthase II family protein: MDKRITILPTEAIGSLPRTQALMQAQREYNAGQLDWAAMQALFDEAVKQTMSELEATGSPIITDGEQRKTHGFATYLVEGGHNFAPDGLEIPFSDGHVRRLPRLVSGPFRYALSAADTLVKARHYTKLPMKQAIISASAVSLFYPSEPIEGYSRAQFLEDLIDEQEKEIRGCFVAGADKVQIDFTEGRLALKLDPSGSVLDSFIELNNRVLARLTEEERQRIGVHTCPGADHDATHSADVDYAELLPSLFELKAGSFYIAMAGEADPERGLKIVARYLKPWQRAFIGVIDVNDPRIETPEEVCERVLQAARFIPLEQLGTTDDCGFSPFCDDVSTSRETALAKIRARIEGTKLALERLHAGALHE; the protein is encoded by the coding sequence ATGGATAAACGAATCACGATCCTGCCGACCGAGGCCATCGGAAGCCTTCCCCGTACACAAGCGCTGATGCAGGCCCAGCGCGAGTACAATGCGGGCCAGCTGGATTGGGCAGCCATGCAGGCTCTTTTTGATGAAGCGGTAAAGCAAACCATGAGCGAGCTGGAAGCCACCGGCTCGCCGATCATCACCGACGGCGAACAGCGCAAGACCCATGGCTTTGCCACCTATCTGGTCGAGGGCGGTCACAACTTCGCCCCGGACGGTCTCGAAATTCCCTTCAGCGATGGCCACGTGCGCCGCCTGCCGCGGCTGGTATCCGGCCCGTTTCGCTACGCACTCTCTGCCGCCGACACGCTCGTAAAAGCGAGGCACTACACGAAACTGCCCATGAAGCAGGCGATCATCTCGGCTTCGGCGGTGAGCCTTTTTTACCCCTCCGAGCCAATCGAGGGCTACAGCCGCGCTCAGTTTCTCGAGGATTTGATCGACGAGCAGGAGAAAGAGATCCGCGGCTGCTTCGTCGCGGGGGCCGACAAGGTGCAGATCGACTTTACCGAGGGCAGGCTGGCGCTCAAGCTCGACCCCAGCGGCAGCGTGCTCGATAGCTTCATCGAACTCAATAACCGGGTGCTGGCACGGCTCACCGAGGAAGAGCGCCAGCGTATCGGTGTTCACACCTGCCCAGGCGCTGACCACGACGCCACTCATAGCGCCGATGTCGACTACGCGGAGCTGTTGCCGAGTTTGTTCGAGCTCAAGGCCGGCAGTTTCTACATCGCCATGGCCGGCGAGGCGGACCCGGAGCGCGGACTCAAAATCGTTGCGCGCTATTTAAAGCCTTGGCAGCGCGCCTTTATCGGCGTGATCGATGTCAACGACCCGCGTATCGAAACCCCCGAAGAGGTGTGTGAGCGCGTGCTGCAGGCGGCTCGCTTCATCCCGCTCGAGCAGTTGGGTACCACCGACGACTGCGGTTTTTCACCGTTTTGCGACGATGTTTCCACCTCGCGGGAAACCGCGCTGGCCAAGATTCGCGCGCGCATAGAAGGAACGAAGCTGGCGCTCGAACGGCTGCACGCCGGCGCCCTGCATGAATAG